The following are encoded in a window of Apis mellifera strain DH4 linkage group LG10, Amel_HAv3.1, whole genome shotgun sequence genomic DNA:
- the LOC411654 gene encoding probable tRNA N6-adenosine threonylcarbamoyltransferase, translating into MTIAIGFEGSANKLGIGIIQDQNILSNIRHTYITPPGEGFLPRETAQHHREYILNILQKALDEAKIILKDVDIICYTKGPGMGAPLTVTALVARTIAQIYNKPIIAVNHCIGHIEMGRLITGSINPTVLYVSGGNTQIIAYSQQKYCIFGETIDIAVGNCLDRFARLLKLSNDPSPGYNIEQLAKKGKKLVPLPYVVKGMDVSFSGILSYIEEHISSWLDSKEFTSEDLCFSLQETIFAMLIEITERAMAHIKSSEVLIVGGVGCNEKLQDMMKIMCKERNAILYATDERFCIDNGVMIAVAGLHQYKSQGNTPWTETTCIQRYRTDDVYVSWRE; encoded by the exons atgacaatTGCTATTGGATTCGAAGGTAGTGCAAATAAATTAGGTATTGGAATTATTCAAGatcagaatattttatcaaatatacggCATACATATATTACTCCACCAGGTGAAG gCTTTTTACCTCGTGAAACTGCACAACATCATAGagaatatatacttaatattcTACAAAAAGCATTGGATGAggctaaaataatattgaaagatgTAGACATAATATGTTATACAAAAGGACCAGGAATGGGTGCACCATTAACAGTTACTGCATTAGTAGCAAGAACAATTGctcagatatataataaaccaaTAATAGCAGTAAATCATTGTATTGGTCATATAGAAATGGGAAGATTGATAACAGGAAGTATAAATCCCACTGTTCTTTATGTTTCTGGTGGAAATACACAGATTATTGCATATTCTCAacagaaatattgtatttttggaGAAACAATAGATATTGCTGTTGGGAATTGTTTAGATCGTTTTGCAAGATTGTTAAAACTTTCAAATGATCCTAGTCCTGGTTATAATATAGAACAATTAGCAAAAaa aggaaaaaaattagttcCATTACCTTATGTAGTAAAAGGAATGGATGTATCATTTTCTGGAATTTTAAGTTATATAGAAGAACATATTTCTTCTTGGCTTGATTCAAAAGAATTTACTTCAGAGGATTTATGTTTCTCTTTACAAGAAACAATATTTGCTATGCTTATAGAAATTacag aaagagCGATGGCCCATATAAAATCATCCGAAGTATTAATTGTTGGTGGTGTAGgatgtaatgaaaaattacaagatatGATGAAAATTATGTGCAAGGAAAGGAATGCAATACTTTATGCTACGGATGAACGATTTTGTATAGATAATGGTGTAATGATTGCTGTTGCTGGATTACATCAATATAAAAGCCAAGGAAATACTCCATGGACAGAAACAACTTGCATACAAAGGTATAGAACAGATGATGTATATGTTTCCTggagagaataa